The genome window GGCTGTGGAGCCGACGAAGGCTCGCGAGGACGGCCTCGTGGCGGCTGGAAGCGCTCGTGTTCGCGCTGCTGATCGTGGCGTGCGGGGTGTTCGCGCCTTCGGTCATGTTGCTGAAAAAGTTCGTCGCGAAGCTCGTCATGCCCGCGGGTCTCGTCGCGTGCGGGCTCACCCTCGTGGCCGTGCGCAGCTGGCGTCGCGGTCGCTGGCGGGAGCGAGCGCTGTCCTTGACGGTGCTGCTCGCCTACGTCGCCCTCTCCAACGAGTGGCTCGCGAGCGCCCTCACCGTGCGGCTCGAGCGCGACTACGCAGCCATCGACCCGTTCGACTCGGGCACGTTCGACGCGATCGTCGTGCTCGGCGGCGGCACGGGCCTCACGCCGCGAGGCGGCCCCGAGCTCGGCAGCGCGGGCGACCGGGTGGCGCTCGGGGCGGAGCTCTACCGCGCGGGCGTCACCCGGACGCTCGTGACCTCGGGCGCCTCGATCGCGGGGCTCGACGTGGCTCGCGATCTCAGCTGGGAGACCGAGACCGTGTGGCGAAGGCTCGGCGTGCCGCAGGAGGCGATCGTACGCGTCGAGGGCCCACGGAACACCGCCGAGGAAGCGGAGGCCTACCGTGCGCTCATCACAGCGCGAGGGTGGCGCCGCGTGGGGCTCGTCACCTCGGGCACGCACATGCGCCGCGCGCTCCTGCAGACGCGCCAGCGAGGGCTCACTCTCCTGCCGCTCCCGGCCGATCTGCGCGGCCGCACCCCGCAGCTCTCGGCGCCCGCGATGGTGCCCGACGCGCAGGCGTTCCTCACGATGCAGCAGGGGCTCTGGGAGGTGCTCGGGGGCGCGCTGGTGCGGTAGAGCGAGAGGCGAGTCGTCACGCGGTGGTCGGCAAGGACGACGCGCCGCCGCCTCTCGGCTCAGGGAGCGCCGCGCGGACACGCGGCCGCGTAGCCGCGGAGGAAGCTGCCCCACAGCGCGACCGCCGGGGCGTCGAGGGGGCGGGCCTGCACCACGTCGAGCCGCGAGCGGAGCGCCTCCATGGGCGCGGCGCCGGTGCGCACGACGCCGGGCGCGAGGACGTGGAACGGGTGCGCGTGGGCGTCGATGCCAAACACCGCGCCCTCCCCTGTCGGCGAGCGAAAGTGCGGGCTCGTCGCCTGACCGCCCAGGGTGTGCCACCGGCGCGCCGGCGGGAGGTTCTTCATGGGCTCGCTGTCGCCGACGAGCGCGAGCACGAGCGACGGCAGGTCGGAGTTCGACACCGGGCGTCTTCTCGCGAGCTCCCGGAAGCGCGCCCACGCGGGCTCGAAGGCGACGGGGTCCGCGGCACGCCGCAGCGCCTCCGGGAGCCACACGACGAGCGGGACCCGGGTGAGGGCGTCGACGCGCGGTGCGTCGGTCCAAGGCGCCCATACGTGGGTCGTGTGATCGGCCGCGAACACGACGAGGGTGCGCGACGCATCGACGCTCGCCTCGACCCCCGCGACGAACCGACCGAGCGCGTCGTCGGCGTACGCGAGCGTGTGCAGGCGCGCGCAGTTCTCGCCCCCGAGCCCGCGCGCGTCGCACACCGCGCGGGCCGCGGCCTCTACGGGCGCGGGGGCGTCGGCGGGGATCGTGTACGGGTTGTGGTGCGAGAGGGTGAGGACGAAGTTGTATTGTGCACGCGCTTCGCGCCCGGCCGCGTCGAGCGCGGCGGCGTACACCGGGCCGTCGGTCACTCCGCCCCACACGCCGCGCGGGGCGCCGCTCGGGAAGTCTCGCCGCTCGTGTGCGCGCAGGCCTCGGCCGCGCAGGAAGGTGCCCATGTCGTCGAACACGAGCTCGTGCCCGTAGAAGACCCGCCCGACGAAGCCCGCGTCGCCGAGCACCTCGGGGAGGCACCGGAGCGGCAGCGCCCCGAGATCGCGCCCGAGCGCGAGGTGGAACGGCAGCGCCCCAACCCCGCACACCACGGCCGACAGGGCCTGCGCGGTGCGCACCCCGCTCTGGTGCGCGCTGGAGAAGCTCGCGGAGCTCGCCGTGTCGGGCCGCGTGGCCTGCGTGAGGAAGGGAGTGAGCGAGGCGGGCGCGTCCTCCGAGAGGCCGTGCACGTCGTCGGCGCGCACGCTCTCGAGGGACACGTGGTGGACGATCGGGGCGACGGCCCTGGCGCGAAATAGCGCGCGCGAGAGCCCGCGCGCGGCGTCGAGCAGCTCGGTGCCGTCTTCTGCGAGTGGACGCGCGAGCGGGTGCTGCATGCAGTCTGCATGCGTCTCGGCGAGGGCGAGGCGCGCGCCAGCCGCCGGGGGTAGGCCCATGTGCGCGGCGCCGAGCGCGAGCGCGTCGGGCGAGACCGGCGCGGCGACGAGGAGCTTTCTCACGGCGCCGGGCGAGCCGTCGTAGTCGCCCGCGACGAAGAGGCGCACCATCAAAGTGCGGGCGGGTGAGCCGATCGCGCCAGGGTTGTGGAGCCGCGCGCCATAGGCGCTCGACTCGCGCGCCCCGAGCCCAAGGGTGACCGACACGAGCACGCCGAGGCACACGAACGCGAGCGGCGCGCGACGCCGGAGCCACGCGCGCGAGCTCGAGGCGAGTTGTCGACGCGCGACGACCGCGAGCGCGAACGCGAGCGCGGCGCAGACGATGTTGCCCGGCAGAAAGCGACCGCCCAAGAGCGCGGGCAGCTCGGCGAGCACGAAGTCGCCGTGGCCAAGTCCCTCGCGCGCCTCGACCGGGCCCGGAAAGACGCCGCGCTGGATGCGAAACTCCATGGCGGCGTTGTGGCCCAACCAGGAGAGCGCGAGCAGCCCGCCGAGGAGCGGGGCGCCGACGCGCAGCAGCGCTGGGCGACGCACGCCGATCCACGCGAGCGTCGCGATCGAGGCGGTCACGATCGGCGCGACGAGCGCGGCGTCCGTGAGGAGGCCCCCCCCAAACGACAGCCACCGGGTGGCGCCCTCTTGCTCGAGGAAGAGGGCCACGCGCGCGGGGAGCACCGTCGCGACCGCGAGGCCCACCGCGCACGCGACGAGCAGGCCGGACGAGCGCGCGACGCTCGCCTGTCCGGCGGGAGCGCCGGCCGGGTCGTCGGCGTGCCCCCGCGACAGCGGTGGGGCACTCGAGGCAGGCGGGAGAGGCGGCGACGCGCGGGCCGCGGAGACGGGAGTGCTCAAGCGCTGGAGCCTACCAGCGCCCGCGAATGGGCCGCCAGCTCAGCGGCCCGATAGACTCCCGTCGCCCCTGCCCCGCCGCCTCGGCACGGGCTTCGTTGCGGTCCTAGCTCGCGCGCTCGGAGAGCGTGTCGGCCCGCAGCGCGGCCTCCACCTCGGCGAGCGCCTCGCTCTCGTCGTCCATGGCGGCGTGGTCTTCGGCGACGCGCTGGAGGGAGCGGTCATCGGCCCCGGCCCGGACGGCGTGCGCCGTGTCGACGGCCGTGTAGGCGCGCGCGAGCACGTCGACGTGGCGCCCGATGCGCTCATCGAGCTTGGCGAGGATGGACTCGGCGGCCGGCGACACGACGCGCTCTCGGCGGTCGAGGCGGAGGCGCGCCGTCGCGAGCCCGAGGAGCGCCCGCCACGTGTCCTCCACCTCGCGCGCGGTCTCCCGGTCCAGAGGGACGTCGGCGGCCACGCGGCGGAGCTCGGCGCCGCGCGCGAAGAGGGCCGCGACGGGCCCACGAGTCTCGCGCGAGGCGAGGCTCAGCGCGTGGGCCATGGGGTCGTCCGCCTCGATGAGGAACGGCGCGGCCACGAGCACGGCGGCGACGAGTCCGGCGACCGCCAGCGTGGCGGTCCCCGCCCCGCGGTAGGCCTGCACCACGAGGCCGGCCGCTCCGCCCGACGCGAGCGCGAGCCCCACGTGGGCGAGGCGAGCGCCCGCGACGCGCACGCGGAGCGTGCGCTCGCCAAAGACGAGCGCGACGAACACGGCGGTGGCCAAGGGCGGCGAGACCGCCCCCATGAGCGTGCCCGCGAACGCCGCGCCAGCTCCGAACATCACGGCCACCGCGTCGACGGTGCCGGAGGCGAGGAGCGCCAGCAGGGCCGCGAGCACGACGGTGACGAGGGAAGCGGGCAACGCGCCTAGGCGATGCAGGAACGGCGCGAACACGAAATAGGTGGCGCTGAGCGCGACGTAGCCGAGGCGTTTCATGGTGCTCATCACTCCCCTTAAAACGTGTTCTTTCGCATATTTGCGCTGTCGCGTTCGAAGACCGCCTTCGCGGCGGCGTTGCCCTCGGCGCTCTTTGGAGGCGCACGCCCGAACTCGCGCTTGGCGTCCCGGAGCGACTCCACTTGGCGGAGCAACGGCGCGGCCGCTGCGGGCGCGGCCTGGATGGCTTGCGCGAGCTCGCGCTCGTTCGTGTCGAGCAGCGCGCCGGCGCGGGCCAGGTCTCCCCGCGCGTATGCGGAGGCCGCCTCGAGCTGCCGTAGCGAGGCGAAGGCGCTCGTGGCGCTCGCCAGGGTCCCCAGGTCGCGGGAGCGGTCCACCGCGGCGAGGTCGTCGGTCGCGGCGACCTCGAGCCCGGCGAAGCCCACGCTGACCGGGCCGCCGCGCACGGTTCGCCACGACACTTCGCCGCCGAGCGAAGCGCGCTGGCCAAGCTCGAGGGAGGAGGCGAGCTCGAGCACGACGCGGCGGGTGTCGCCCGCAGAGATGGAGCCCACGTCGACCTCGACCGCGCCGTCGGCGAGGCGCGCCGCGCCGCCGACCGCGCGCACGAACGACACACCGCGGGGGAGCTCCACGCGCACCTTCGTGCCCTCGACCATGGTGGTCGCGGCCTCGACGAGCTCACGATCGAGGAACCGCGCGAGGGAGCCGGCGTCCTTCACGAAGCCGAAGTTGCCGT of Myxococcales bacterium contains these proteins:
- a CDS encoding sulfatase-like hydrolase/transferase, which translates into the protein MSTPVSAARASPPLPPASSAPPLSRGHADDPAGAPAGQASVARSSGLLVACAVGLAVATVLPARVALFLEQEGATRWLSFGGGLLTDAALVAPIVTASIATLAWIGVRRPALLRVGAPLLGGLLALSWLGHNAAMEFRIQRGVFPGPVEAREGLGHGDFVLAELPALLGGRFLPGNIVCAALAFALAVVARRQLASSSRAWLRRRAPLAFVCLGVLVSVTLGLGARESSAYGARLHNPGAIGSPARTLMVRLFVAGDYDGSPGAVRKLLVAAPVSPDALALGAAHMGLPPAAGARLALAETHADCMQHPLARPLAEDGTELLDAARGLSRALFRARAVAPIVHHVSLESVRADDVHGLSEDAPASLTPFLTQATRPDTASSASFSSAHQSGVRTAQALSAVVCGVGALPFHLALGRDLGALPLRCLPEVLGDAGFVGRVFYGHELVFDDMGTFLRGRGLRAHERRDFPSGAPRGVWGGVTDGPVYAAALDAAGREARAQYNFVLTLSHHNPYTIPADAPAPVEAAARAVCDARGLGGENCARLHTLAYADDALGRFVAGVEASVDASRTLVVFAADHTTHVWAPWTDAPRVDALTRVPLVVWLPEALRRAADPVAFEPAWARFRELARRRPVSNSDLPSLVLALVGDSEPMKNLPPARRWHTLGGQATSPHFRSPTGEGAVFGIDAHAHPFHVLAPGVVRTGAAPMEALRSRLDVVQARPLDAPAVALWGSFLRGYAAACPRGAP
- a CDS encoding YdcF family protein; the protein is MLWTLCAVASALLGARLWSRRRLARTASWRLEALVFALLIVACGVFAPSVMLLKKFVAKLVMPAGLVACGLTLVAVRSWRRGRWRERALSLTVLLAYVALSNEWLASALTVRLERDYAAIDPFDSGTFDAIVVLGGGTGLTPRGGPELGSAGDRVALGAELYRAGVTRTLVTSGASIAGLDVARDLSWETETVWRRLGVPQEAIVRVEGPRNTAEEAEAYRALITARGWRRVGLVTSGTHMRRALLQTRQRGLTLLPLPADLRGRTPQLSAPAMVPDAQAFLTMQQGLWEVLGGALVR